The following are from one region of the Egibacteraceae bacterium genome:
- a CDS encoding IS5 family transposase: MATSPRPGRPRYPSDVTDQQWTLIEPLLPQPNTDGRPEKHARRELVNAIFYVLRTGCAWRQLPHDFPPWQTVYWYFARWRDDGTVDRMHDALRDRLRDAVGRDPMASAGIVDAQSVKGADTVGRDSRGYDAGKRCNGRKRHVVTDTLGLLLVVMVTAASVQDRDGGKRVLDRLRFAMPSVATVFADGGYAGRLVAYARRVLRIAVEVVRKPADQVGFSVLPRRWVVERTLGWIVLCRRLRCDYERRTDTAEAMTKWAMIGIMTRRLEPGPGRRPWQPATTK; this comes from the coding sequence ATGGCTACTTCCCCCCGTCCTGGCCGCCCCCGGTACCCCTCCGATGTGACCGACCAGCAGTGGACGCTGATCGAGCCGCTGCTGCCCCAACCCAACACTGATGGGCGTCCCGAGAAGCACGCGCGCCGCGAGCTCGTCAACGCGATCTTCTACGTGCTGCGCACCGGCTGCGCGTGGCGGCAGCTGCCCCACGACTTCCCGCCGTGGCAAACGGTGTACTGGTACTTCGCCCGCTGGCGCGACGACGGTACCGTGGACCGCATGCACGACGCGTTGCGCGACCGGTTGCGCGACGCGGTGGGCCGCGACCCGATGGCCTCGGCGGGCATCGTGGACGCCCAGTCGGTCAAGGGTGCGGACACCGTGGGGCGCGACAGTCGCGGCTATGACGCGGGGAAACGCTGCAACGGCAGGAAAAGACACGTGGTCACCGACACCCTCGGGCTGTTGCTGGTCGTGATGGTCACCGCCGCCAGCGTGCAGGATCGCGACGGCGGCAAGCGGGTGCTCGATCGGCTGCGCTTCGCGATGCCGTCGGTGGCCACGGTGTTCGCCGACGGTGGCTACGCCGGCCGGCTGGTGGCCTACGCCCGGCGGGTGCTGCGCATCGCGGTGGAGGTCGTGCGCAAGCCCGCCGACCAGGTCGGCTTCTCGGTGTTGCCGCGCCGCTGGGTGGTCGAGCGCACACTCGGATGGATCGTGCTGTGCCGCCGGCTGCGCTGCGACTACGAACGCCGCACCGACACCGCCGAGGCGATGACCAAGTGGGCCATGATCGGCATCATGACCCGCCGACTCGAACCCGGCCCCGG